One Prosthecobacter debontii DNA window includes the following coding sequences:
- a CDS encoding SPFH and helix-turn-helix domain-containing protein encodes MGLMDYLKGQFLEIIQWTDDSRDTLSWRFPDEDKEIKNGAQLIVRESQVVQFVYLGQFGDTFGPGKHTLTTDNIPILSTLKGWKYGFESPFKADIYYVTTRLFTGNKWGTSNPIMMRDQDFGIVRVRAFGTFDFKIINPQIFLKEVAGSDHHFRLDEFADTMRSRIVSIFTDALANAKVPVLDLATRYSELGEALLPLINPAMMAKYGLEITSFILENASVPPEVEQAIDKRSSMSAIGNLNDYVKFQMAEGMAKGQGGGPAGAAAEIAMGFGMANQMFAQGVFNPNQPQATPAAGATPPPIPGAAAPVQAAAATVASAGILTPTQVAEVLGVSEGDVIASIEAGDLKGKKIGTQYRITQAALDEFLAH; translated from the coding sequence ATGGGCCTGATGGATTACCTCAAAGGACAGTTCCTGGAAATCATCCAGTGGACAGACGACTCTCGCGACACGCTCTCCTGGCGTTTTCCGGATGAAGATAAGGAAATCAAAAACGGAGCTCAGCTCATCGTGCGCGAGTCGCAGGTGGTGCAGTTCGTTTACCTGGGTCAGTTCGGCGATACCTTTGGTCCGGGCAAACACACCCTGACGACGGATAACATCCCGATCCTGTCCACGCTGAAGGGCTGGAAGTATGGCTTCGAGTCGCCCTTCAAGGCGGACATCTACTACGTGACCACGCGCCTCTTCACGGGCAACAAGTGGGGCACGAGTAACCCGATCATGATGCGGGATCAGGACTTTGGCATCGTGCGCGTGCGGGCCTTTGGCACCTTTGATTTCAAGATCATCAATCCGCAGATCTTCCTGAAGGAAGTAGCGGGATCGGATCATCATTTCCGCCTGGATGAATTTGCCGATACCATGCGCAGCCGCATCGTCAGCATCTTCACCGATGCCCTAGCCAATGCCAAGGTGCCGGTGCTGGATCTGGCCACCCGCTACAGCGAACTGGGCGAGGCGCTGCTGCCGCTGATCAATCCGGCGATGATGGCGAAGTATGGCCTGGAGATCACCAGCTTCATCCTGGAAAACGCCAGCGTGCCACCGGAGGTGGAGCAGGCCATCGACAAACGCTCCAGCATGAGCGCCATTGGCAATCTGAACGACTATGTGAAGTTCCAGATGGCCGAGGGCATGGCCAAAGGTCAAGGCGGCGGCCCTGCCGGTGCCGCCGCAGAGATCGCGATGGGCTTTGGCATGGCTAACCAGATGTTTGCCCAAGGCGTTTTCAATCCCAATCAACCGCAAGCGACACCTGCGGCAGGAGCCACTCCGCCACCGATCCCCGGTGCTGCCGCTCCGGTGCAAGCTGCCGCGGCCACCGTGGCTAGCGCAGGCATCCTGACCCCCACTCAGGTGGCAGAGGTGCTCGGCGTCAGTGAGGGCGATGTCATCGCCAGCATCGAGGCAGGTGACTTGAAAGGCAAAAAGATCGGCACGCAGTATCGCATCACTCAAGCCGCGCTGGACGAGTTCCTGGCGCATTGA
- a CDS encoding alpha/beta fold hydrolase, producing the protein MPHVSTNGIQMYYEERGSGEPLVCIMGVTAPGGVWEAHAAEWSKHFRCILGDNRGVGLTDKPEGPYTTAMMADDYAGLMDQLGIKQARVVGCSLGSVIAQQLALRHPEKVKSMILMCTWARQDRFGLYTWQHMMKCKATMRPEDFMHYVQMLIFTKPWFDNDDCWNNMQQGLKDAALNPAPQPVHAMEAQAAAAITHNTISELKKVKCPALVIGGKDDVFTPKWMGEEVAAAIPGADLHLYDNAGHAFHWECLSDFNPRTTEWLLKH; encoded by the coding sequence ATGCCTCACGTCAGCACCAACGGTATCCAGATGTATTATGAAGAACGCGGCAGCGGGGAACCGCTGGTCTGCATCATGGGGGTGACGGCTCCTGGCGGGGTGTGGGAAGCGCATGCGGCGGAGTGGTCGAAGCATTTCCGCTGCATCCTGGGTGACAATCGCGGGGTCGGTCTGACCGATAAGCCTGAGGGCCCCTACACCACGGCGATGATGGCGGATGATTACGCCGGACTGATGGATCAACTCGGCATCAAGCAGGCGCGTGTGGTGGGCTGCTCCCTGGGATCGGTGATCGCGCAGCAACTGGCGCTGCGGCATCCGGAGAAGGTGAAGAGCATGATCCTGATGTGCACCTGGGCGCGGCAGGATCGCTTTGGCCTCTACACCTGGCAGCACATGATGAAGTGCAAGGCGACGATGCGCCCGGAGGATTTCATGCACTATGTGCAGATGCTGATCTTTACGAAGCCGTGGTTTGATAACGATGACTGCTGGAACAACATGCAGCAGGGCCTGAAGGATGCGGCGCTGAATCCAGCCCCCCAGCCCGTGCATGCGATGGAGGCTCAAGCGGCGGCGGCGATCACGCACAACACGATCAGCGAGCTGAAGAAGGTGAAGTGCCCTGCCCTGGTGATCGGCGGTAAGGACGATGTTTTCACGCCGAAATGGATGGGTGAGGAAGTGGCGGCGGCGATCCCTGGAGCCGACCTGCATCTGTATGACAATGCGGGCCATGCCTTCCACTGGGAGTGCCTGAGCGACTTTAACCCGCGCACGACGGAGTGGCTGCTGAAGCACTAA
- a CDS encoding site-specific DNA-methyltransferase, producing the protein MNILTDDRYHDQGLHNFDHNLNQPRHRWYPFKEGFSAELVSKAIQSISITSKEPYRILDPFGGSGTSPLTAILSGHVAHAVEVNPFCAFTARVKCSTTRPRATKFWKQLDELSILAAKARSKSPLEGQSTFTKTKGVEKWLFNTEVIRGFQSVSEKLEEMNCGFKSAFRLAAMRAAMDCCNARKDGKALRYLRDWKERDFAARDFAQQFRANCIQFREDAEMAPLKKEGQAVIRSGDSRNALQKLPPKSFHLFITSPPYLNSFDYSDVYRPELFLGGYVSTNQELRKLRLRTLRSHVQVDWGGATNVNSSLLKGPLDELKESQSLWSSKLPTMVEAYFHDMNRVLKEAHRVLKIGAEAWLVVSTSAYGGVQIPVDLILADLGVKLGFDLDGVYVLRSLRAAGQQQSSFGNVGLPLRESLIVLKRVK; encoded by the coding sequence ATGAATATACTTACCGATGATAGATATCATGACCAAGGCCTTCACAACTTCGATCACAATCTAAATCAGCCCAGACATCGATGGTATCCATTCAAGGAAGGATTCTCCGCTGAACTTGTTAGCAAAGCGATCCAATCAATCTCAATCACCAGTAAAGAACCTTATCGCATACTCGATCCATTTGGTGGATCGGGGACGAGTCCCTTAACGGCAATTCTCAGCGGGCATGTTGCCCATGCAGTGGAGGTAAATCCATTCTGTGCATTCACGGCCCGGGTTAAGTGTTCAACCACCCGTCCCCGGGCGACCAAGTTTTGGAAACAGTTAGATGAGCTATCTATTCTTGCAGCAAAGGCTAGATCTAAATCTCCCCTTGAGGGGCAAAGCACATTTACCAAGACAAAAGGCGTCGAGAAGTGGTTATTCAACACCGAAGTAATTCGAGGGTTTCAGTCGGTATCGGAGAAACTCGAAGAAATGAACTGTGGATTCAAATCTGCATTTCGATTAGCCGCAATGCGAGCCGCGATGGATTGCTGTAACGCACGAAAAGATGGCAAGGCATTGCGTTACCTTCGTGATTGGAAGGAGCGGGATTTTGCTGCCAGGGATTTTGCCCAACAGTTCAGGGCTAATTGCATTCAGTTCCGAGAGGATGCTGAGATGGCACCACTGAAAAAAGAAGGACAAGCTGTCATTAGGTCGGGTGACTCTCGAAACGCACTTCAAAAGCTGCCGCCAAAGTCCTTTCATCTATTTATAACATCACCACCTTACTTGAATTCCTTTGATTATTCTGACGTGTATCGGCCGGAGTTGTTTCTAGGCGGGTATGTCAGCACCAATCAAGAACTGCGAAAGCTTCGCCTTCGGACACTTCGATCTCACGTTCAAGTTGATTGGGGGGGGGCTACTAATGTCAACAGCAGCCTTCTCAAAGGGCCGTTAGACGAGCTAAAAGAGTCGCAGAGTTTGTGGAGTTCAAAGCTGCCTACCATGGTTGAAGCCTACTTCCACGATATGAATCGTGTATTGAAAGAAGCTCATCGTGTTCTGAAAATTGGAGCCGAAGCTTGGCTGGTTGTAAGCACGTCGGCATATGGCGGCGTCCAAATTCCAGTTGACCTCATTCTTGCTGATCTCGGGGTAAAACTTGGTTTCGATCTCGATGGGGTTTACGTCCTCCGCTCACTACGTGCAGCTGGTCAGCAACAAAGTAGCTTTGGCAACGTTGGTTTGCCCCTTCGTGAGTCTCTGATTGTTTTAAAACGGGTAAAATAA